A genomic window from Streptomyces sp. NBC_01429 includes:
- the araD gene encoding L-arabinonate dehydratase, translating to MTVRPEQLRSHQWYGSDIASGLRSFSHRARTRQLGYLPEEHLGKPVIAVLNTWSDINPCHVHLRERAQAVKRGVWQAGGFPLEFPVSTLSETFQKPTPMLYRNMLSMETEELLRSYPVDGAVLLGGCDKTTPALLMGAASVDLPTVFVPAGPMLPGHWRDEVLGSGTDMWKYWDERRAGLIGDAELAELENGLARSPGTCMTMGTASTLTAAAEALGVTMPGASSIPAVDSGHERMAAASGRRVVELVLSDLRLSRLLTREAYEDAVATVLALGGSTNAVIHLIAMAGRSGIRLTLDDFDRIARTVPVLADLRPGGRYLMEDFHFAGGLPAFLTRLTDVLHLDRPTVAHTTLREQLDGALVHNQRVIRERDDALAPEGGVAVLRGNLCPDGAVIKHIAAEPRLLKHTGPAMVFDDYRTMQRTINDPALALTPDHVLVLRNAGPKGGPGMPEYGMLPIPDYLLKQGVRDMVRLSDARMSGTSYGACVLHIAPESYVGGPLALVRTGDSITLDVAARSLHLHVSDEELARRGADWTAPPERFGRGYGALYNEQITQADTGCDFAFLARPGEVPDPYVG from the coding sequence ATGACCGTACGGCCGGAGCAGCTCCGCAGCCACCAGTGGTACGGGAGCGACATCGCGTCGGGGCTGCGCTCCTTCAGCCACCGGGCCCGCACCCGCCAGCTCGGCTATCTGCCGGAGGAACACCTCGGCAAGCCGGTCATCGCGGTCCTCAACACCTGGTCGGACATCAACCCCTGCCATGTGCATCTGCGGGAGCGGGCGCAGGCGGTCAAGCGCGGGGTGTGGCAGGCGGGCGGCTTCCCGCTGGAGTTCCCGGTCTCCACACTCTCCGAGACCTTCCAGAAGCCGACTCCCATGCTGTACCGCAACATGCTGTCGATGGAGACCGAGGAGCTGCTGCGCTCCTACCCGGTCGACGGAGCGGTGCTGCTGGGCGGGTGCGACAAGACGACGCCTGCGCTGCTGATGGGCGCGGCCAGTGTGGACCTGCCGACGGTCTTCGTACCGGCCGGGCCGATGCTGCCGGGGCACTGGCGCGACGAGGTGCTGGGTTCCGGCACGGACATGTGGAAGTACTGGGACGAGCGGCGCGCCGGGCTGATCGGCGACGCGGAGCTGGCCGAGCTGGAGAACGGGCTTGCCCGCTCCCCCGGGACCTGTATGACCATGGGGACCGCCTCCACCCTGACCGCCGCCGCCGAGGCGCTCGGAGTGACCATGCCCGGCGCGTCGTCCATCCCGGCCGTCGACTCGGGGCACGAGCGGATGGCCGCCGCCTCCGGGAGGCGCGTCGTCGAGCTGGTGCTGTCGGATCTGCGGCTGTCGCGGCTGCTGACCAGGGAGGCGTACGAGGACGCGGTGGCCACCGTCCTCGCGCTGGGCGGCTCGACCAACGCGGTGATCCATCTGATCGCGATGGCGGGGCGCTCCGGCATCCGGCTCACCCTGGACGACTTCGACCGGATCGCGCGGACCGTACCGGTGCTGGCCGACCTCCGCCCCGGCGGGCGGTATCTGATGGAGGACTTCCACTTCGCCGGCGGGCTGCCCGCCTTCCTGACCCGGCTGACGGACGTCCTGCACCTGGACCGCCCCACCGTCGCGCACACCACACTGCGCGAGCAGCTCGACGGGGCGCTCGTACACAACCAGCGGGTCATCAGGGAGCGGGACGACGCGCTCGCGCCGGAGGGCGGGGTGGCGGTGCTGCGCGGCAATCTCTGCCCCGACGGCGCGGTCATCAAGCACATCGCCGCCGAGCCGCGCCTGCTCAAACACACCGGTCCCGCGATGGTCTTCGACGACTACCGCACGATGCAGCGCACCATCAACGACCCGGCCCTGGCCCTCACCCCCGACCATGTGCTGGTGCTGCGCAACGCGGGCCCCAAGGGCGGTCCCGGGATGCCCGAGTACGGCATGCTGCCGATCCCCGACTACCTGCTGAAGCAGGGTGTACGGGACATGGTGCGGCTCTCCGACGCCCGCATGAGCGGCACGAGTTACGGCGCGTGCGTGCTGCACATCGCGCCCGAGTCGTATGTCGGCGGACCGCTGGCGCTGGTGCGGACCGGGGACTCCATCACCCTGGACGTCGCGGCCCGCAGCCTCCATCTCCACGTGAGCGACGAGGAGCTGGCACGACGCGGGGCCGACTGGACGGCGCCGCCCGAGCGGTTCGGGCGCGGCTACGGCGCCCTCTACAACGAGCAGATCACCCAGGCCGACACCGGCTGCGACTTCGCTTTCCTCGCCCGGCCGGGCGAGGTGCCCGACCCGTACGTGGGCTGA
- a CDS encoding carbohydrate ABC transporter permease, with protein MSGSTVAPGRPTAPDLPRDSRPRPGRGGPGGRAPRRRGRRENLAGLLFMSPWIAGFLLLTAGPMIASLYFAFTDYNLFDAPKWIGLDNFTEMFDDARWRHSVSVTLWYVVVGTPLKLAAALAVALLLSQQRRGQAFYRAAFYAPSLIGASVSIAIVWKAIFSDDAVVDRAQRLFGLPAGGWVGDPDMIVYSLVALTVWQFGAPMVIFLAGLKQVPVSLYEAAEVDGAGPLRRFWNITLPMISPVLFFNVLLETIHSFQIFGSAYILGGAGGTCGPADGTLVYTCYLYIQGFENSRMGMASAMAWMLLLAVGLVTAVLFWSQRRWVHYEEAAR; from the coding sequence GTGAGCGGATCCACGGTGGCACCCGGCAGACCCACGGCGCCGGACCTGCCGCGAGACTCCCGGCCGCGCCCCGGCCGGGGCGGCCCCGGCGGCCGCGCCCCGCGGCGGCGCGGCCGCCGGGAGAACCTGGCGGGACTGCTCTTCATGTCCCCCTGGATCGCCGGGTTCCTGCTGCTGACAGCGGGCCCGATGATCGCCTCGCTCTACTTCGCCTTCACCGACTACAACCTGTTCGACGCCCCGAAGTGGATCGGGCTGGACAACTTCACCGAGATGTTCGACGACGCCCGCTGGCGCCACTCGGTCTCCGTGACGCTCTGGTACGTGGTCGTCGGCACCCCGCTCAAGCTGGCGGCGGCGCTCGCGGTGGCGCTGCTGCTCAGCCAGCAGCGGCGCGGACAGGCGTTCTACCGGGCCGCGTTCTACGCGCCGTCCCTGATCGGCGCGAGCGTCTCCATCGCCATCGTCTGGAAGGCGATCTTCTCGGACGACGCCGTGGTCGACCGCGCCCAGCGGCTGTTCGGCCTCCCCGCCGGCGGCTGGGTCGGCGACCCCGACATGATCGTCTACAGCTTGGTCGCGCTCACCGTCTGGCAGTTCGGCGCGCCCATGGTGATCTTCCTCGCCGGGCTCAAGCAGGTGCCCGTCTCGCTCTACGAGGCGGCGGAGGTCGACGGCGCCGGGCCACTGCGCCGGTTCTGGAACATCACCCTGCCGATGATCTCGCCGGTGCTCTTCTTCAACGTCCTGCTGGAGACCATCCACTCGTTCCAGATCTTCGGCTCGGCCTACATCCTCGGCGGCGCCGGCGGCACCTGCGGCCCGGCCGACGGCACGCTCGTCTACACCTGTTACCTCTACATCCAGGGCTTCGAGAACAGCCGGATGGGAATGGCCTCGGCCATGGCCTGGATGCTGCTGCTCGCGGTGGGCCTGGTGACCGCTGTGCTGTTCTGGTCCCAGAGACGCTGGGTGCACTACGAGGAGGCGGCCCGATGA
- a CDS encoding Gfo/Idh/MocA family protein, which translates to MSLPVVLAGARGHGRTHLLNIRRLQEAGLVRLVGICELTPLGAEELTGLGEPAQSADLGELLDRTGARIAVICTPIHTHTELALTAASRGVHTLLEKPTTPSFAAYETLLTGLEKYGTACQVGFQSLGSHAVDAIRELIADGAIGAVRGIGAAGAWARDEAYYTRAPWAGRRTLDGRDVVDGVLTNPLAHALATALRIDGSDRADSVTDVRLEQFRANDIEADDTTCLRLLTTGGTPVTVAVTLCAEQPGEPYVLVHGESGRITFWYKEDRVLVQRAGRGPEQTEYARTDLLENLVAHVREGAPLLVPPERTGAFMRIVESVRTAPLPAPLPAGAWYGAPGGNGPRRIVRGIDALVARSAESLSTFSELGADWAAPPAEVHS; encoded by the coding sequence ATGAGCCTGCCCGTGGTACTGGCCGGGGCGCGCGGTCACGGCCGTACGCATCTGCTGAACATCCGCCGTCTGCAAGAGGCCGGACTGGTCAGGCTCGTGGGGATCTGCGAGCTGACACCGCTCGGCGCCGAGGAGCTGACGGGCCTCGGAGAGCCGGCGCAGTCGGCGGACCTCGGGGAGCTGCTGGACCGGACGGGCGCGCGGATCGCCGTGATCTGCACGCCCATCCACACCCACACGGAGCTGGCGCTCACCGCCGCCTCCCGAGGTGTGCACACCCTGCTGGAGAAACCCACCACACCGTCGTTCGCCGCGTACGAGACGCTCCTGACCGGGCTGGAGAAGTACGGTACGGCCTGCCAGGTCGGCTTCCAGTCGCTGGGCTCCCACGCGGTGGACGCGATCAGGGAGCTGATCGCGGACGGGGCGATCGGGGCCGTGCGCGGGATCGGCGCCGCCGGCGCCTGGGCCAGGGACGAGGCGTACTACACCCGGGCGCCCTGGGCGGGCCGCCGCACGCTGGACGGACGGGACGTGGTGGACGGGGTGCTCACCAATCCGCTGGCGCACGCCCTCGCCACGGCGCTGCGCATCGACGGCTCCGACCGGGCCGACTCCGTGACGGACGTACGGCTGGAGCAGTTCCGGGCCAACGACATCGAGGCCGACGACACCACGTGTCTGCGGCTGCTCACGACCGGGGGCACCCCCGTGACGGTCGCCGTCACCCTGTGCGCGGAGCAGCCGGGCGAGCCGTACGTCCTGGTCCACGGGGAGAGCGGCCGGATCACCTTCTGGTACAAGGAGGACCGGGTGCTGGTGCAGCGCGCGGGCCGGGGCCCCGAGCAGACCGAGTACGCCCGTACCGATCTGCTGGAGAACCTCGTCGCCCATGTCCGCGAGGGCGCGCCGCTGCTCGTACCTCCGGAGCGCACGGGCGCCTTCATGCGGATCGTCGAGTCCGTCAGGACCGCGCCGCTGCCCGCGCCGCTGCCCGCCGGCGCCTGGTACGGCGCGCCGGGCGGGAACGGGCCGCGCCGGATCGTCAGGGGGATCGACGCCCTGGTGGCCCGGAGCGCGGAGTCCCTGTCCACATTTTCCGAGCTGGGCGCGGACTGGGCCGCGCCCCCGGCGGAGGTGCACTC
- a CDS encoding carbohydrate ABC transporter permease, whose amino-acid sequence MASAVAQDSSGAPPRAPRPPAGGKPTRRTGVSARRLPYLLIAPAGLLMLGFIAYPMLSVFYYSLQNYNVTKPWRNGFAGLDNFRRIFTEDPLFWDSLVFSGKWVVTEVTLQLAFGLVLALLVNQTFLGRAAARALVFSPWAVSGVLTTTIWLLLYNPSTGVGRYLADAGIGTYGSSVLSDTGTVFWAAVLAELWRGVPFFAILILADLQSIPGDLYEAASVDGANRFRQFFHITLPHLRDAIILSTLLRAVWEFNNVDLLLTLTKGGPAGVTTTLPLYVAVTGFEAHDFGYATALTTVAFAILLFCSILYLRLSKFGGDHK is encoded by the coding sequence ATGGCCTCAGCTGTGGCGCAGGACTCATCAGGGGCTCCGCCCCGCGCACCCCGCCCGCCGGCGGGCGGGAAGCCGACGCGCCGTACGGGGGTGTCGGCGCGCCGGCTCCCGTATCTGCTGATCGCCCCCGCCGGGCTGCTGATGCTGGGCTTCATCGCCTATCCGATGCTCAGTGTCTTCTACTACAGCCTCCAGAACTACAACGTCACCAAGCCCTGGCGGAACGGCTTCGCGGGCCTCGACAACTTCCGCCGCATCTTCACCGAGGACCCGCTGTTCTGGGACAGCCTGGTCTTCAGCGGTAAGTGGGTCGTCACCGAGGTCACACTCCAGCTGGCCTTCGGGCTGGTGCTGGCGCTGCTGGTCAACCAGACCTTCCTGGGCCGTGCGGCCGCCCGCGCGCTGGTCTTCTCGCCGTGGGCCGTCTCCGGTGTGCTGACGACGACCATCTGGCTGCTGCTCTACAACCCCTCGACCGGGGTCGGCCGCTATCTCGCCGACGCGGGCATCGGGACGTACGGATCGTCGGTGCTCTCCGACACCGGCACGGTCTTCTGGGCCGCCGTACTGGCCGAACTCTGGCGCGGCGTGCCGTTCTTCGCGATCCTCATCCTCGCGGACCTCCAGTCCATTCCCGGGGATCTGTACGAGGCGGCCTCCGTCGACGGGGCCAACCGCTTCCGGCAGTTCTTCCACATCACCCTGCCGCATCTGCGGGACGCGATCATCCTGTCCACCCTGCTCAGGGCTGTGTGGGAGTTCAACAACGTCGACCTGCTGCTCACCCTCACCAAGGGCGGCCCGGCCGGTGTCACCACCACACTGCCGCTGTATGTGGCGGTCACCGGCTTCGAGGCACACGACTTCGGATACGCGACCGCCCTGACCACCGTCGCGTTCGCGATCCTTCTCTTCTGCTCGATTCTCTATCTGCGCCTGAGCAAGTTCGGAGGCGACCACAAGTGA
- a CDS encoding dihydrodipicolinate synthase family protein, with amino-acid sequence MSSPDLTSSRDALADVVAIPVTPFTAEDTLDTDAHRALLRRLLDGGVRTLTPNGNTGEYYALSPDERREVTELTVEEAAGRAEILVGIGLDVPTAVASARHARAVGARMVMVHQPVHPYVSQDGWIDYHRAIAEAVPELGVVPYIRNARLRGETLAALGELCPNVIGAKYAVPDAARFAAFARDAGLERFVWVAGLAELYAPSYFAGGATGFTSGLVNVSPAVSLGMLESLRAGDYAGAMKVWEQIRPFEELRAASQSADNVTVVKEALAALGLCRRDLRPPSHELGEERRAAVAALVAGWAI; translated from the coding sequence ATGAGCAGCCCTGATCTCACGTCGTCGCGCGACGCGCTCGCCGATGTCGTCGCGATCCCCGTGACCCCGTTCACCGCCGAGGACACCCTCGACACCGACGCGCACCGGGCGCTGCTGCGCCGGCTGCTCGACGGCGGCGTACGCACCCTCACACCCAACGGAAACACCGGCGAGTACTACGCGCTCAGCCCCGACGAGCGCCGCGAGGTGACCGAGCTGACCGTCGAGGAGGCCGCGGGACGGGCCGAGATCCTGGTCGGGATCGGCCTCGACGTGCCCACCGCGGTGGCCTCGGCGCGCCACGCCCGCGCCGTCGGGGCCCGGATGGTGATGGTGCATCAGCCCGTACACCCCTACGTGTCGCAGGACGGGTGGATCGACTACCACCGCGCCATCGCGGAGGCGGTGCCCGAGCTGGGAGTGGTCCCGTACATCCGCAACGCGCGGCTGCGCGGCGAGACGCTCGCGGCGCTCGGGGAGCTGTGCCCCAATGTCATCGGCGCGAAGTACGCCGTGCCGGACGCCGCCCGCTTCGCTGCCTTCGCACGCGACGCGGGCCTGGAGCGGTTCGTCTGGGTGGCGGGGCTCGCCGAGCTGTACGCGCCCTCGTACTTCGCGGGCGGGGCCACCGGATTCACCTCCGGGCTGGTCAATGTGTCCCCGGCCGTCTCGCTGGGGATGCTGGAGTCGCTGCGGGCCGGGGACTACGCGGGCGCCATGAAGGTGTGGGAGCAGATCAGGCCCTTCGAGGAGCTGCGCGCCGCGAGCCAGTCCGCCGACAATGTGACCGTGGTCAAGGAGGCGCTGGCCGCCCTCGGGCTGTGCCGTCGCGATCTGCGGCCACCGAGCCACGAGCTGGGCGAGGAGCGGCGCGCCGCCGTCGCCGCGCTGGTCGCGGGGTGGGCGATATGA
- a CDS encoding ABC transporter substrate-binding protein, whose translation MPTTGSVDRRGVLKIAGGSLAALGLTAAGCGAGSGSGDGSVTIRYAWWGSDDRAKRINQTIALFEKKYPKIKVKTDFQPYLDFWKKFNTQASGGNPPDVFQNAIGFLRKYDEKNVLLDLGDQVKAGNLSMDGFRAGLEKFGEVDGKLLGVPVGSNSMALVIDENVFRKAGITPKPGWTWDDFDAAMVRIRDTQGRAGDSGMYGVMYLYDLYLRQHGKAFFTTKGLGFTEADLKQWWTKAYAGVESGVYSDPRKVAQIKPKSALAAELAGCEFTWDNFTVRYTSEGKSSYGLAPIPTTDGKRTGQYLGSLMLSGSRRTKHPKEVAQFIDFMVHDPEVATIMGYDRGVPTTTAQYEAFKPTDEVNRDIAAYEDRLVASGVLEEITPHPSGADVAESAFLRLAEELALGKRSVDDAVGQFFSESKTAIGQ comes from the coding sequence GTGCCTACGACCGGGAGCGTTGACCGACGCGGTGTGCTCAAGATCGCGGGCGGCTCGTTGGCCGCTCTCGGCCTGACGGCGGCCGGCTGCGGGGCGGGCAGCGGATCGGGCGACGGGAGTGTGACGATCCGGTACGCGTGGTGGGGTTCCGACGACCGCGCGAAGAGGATCAACCAGACGATCGCCCTCTTCGAGAAGAAGTACCCGAAGATCAAGGTCAAGACGGACTTCCAGCCCTACCTGGACTTCTGGAAGAAGTTCAACACCCAGGCGTCCGGCGGCAATCCGCCCGACGTCTTCCAGAACGCCATCGGGTTCCTGCGCAAGTACGACGAGAAGAACGTCCTGCTCGACCTCGGCGATCAGGTCAAGGCCGGAAACCTCAGTATGGACGGCTTCCGGGCCGGGCTGGAGAAGTTCGGCGAGGTCGACGGCAAGCTGCTCGGTGTCCCCGTCGGCAGCAACTCCATGGCGCTGGTCATCGACGAGAACGTCTTCCGGAAGGCGGGGATCACCCCGAAACCCGGCTGGACCTGGGACGACTTCGACGCCGCCATGGTCAGGATCAGGGACACCCAGGGCCGGGCCGGCGACAGCGGGATGTACGGGGTCATGTACCTCTACGACCTCTATCTGCGCCAGCACGGCAAGGCGTTCTTCACCACGAAGGGCCTCGGCTTCACCGAGGCCGACCTCAAGCAGTGGTGGACCAAGGCGTACGCCGGGGTCGAATCGGGCGTCTACTCGGACCCCAGGAAGGTCGCGCAGATCAAGCCTAAGTCCGCGCTCGCCGCCGAACTCGCGGGCTGCGAGTTCACCTGGGACAACTTCACCGTGCGCTACACCTCCGAGGGCAAGAGCAGCTACGGCCTCGCGCCCATCCCCACCACCGACGGCAAGAGGACCGGCCAGTACCTCGGCTCCCTGATGCTGAGCGGCTCCCGGCGCACCAAACACCCCAAGGAAGTGGCCCAGTTCATCGACTTCATGGTCCATGACCCCGAGGTCGCCACCATCATGGGCTACGACCGGGGCGTCCCCACCACCACCGCGCAGTACGAGGCGTTCAAGCCCACCGACGAGGTCAACCGGGACATCGCCGCCTACGAGGACCGGCTCGTCGCGTCCGGTGTGCTGGAGGAGATCACCCCGCACCCCTCGGGCGCCGATGTCGCCGAGTCGGCCTTCCTCCGGCTCGCCGAGGAACTCGCCCTGGGCAAGCGGTCGGTGGACGACGCCGTGGGTCAGTTCTTCAGCGAGTCGAAGACGGCCATCGGCCAGTGA
- a CDS encoding carbohydrate ABC transporter permease, translating into MTAVIAEKSASAAPADGGRPSPPVRRRRRERAFDEVPRWQIYLPLGLYLLFTLVPFYWMLLFSLRPAGSDSLVPWPMTFDHFEKVWNERAFSVFFQNSAMIGVGTLICTTVVALAGGYALARFDFRIKQGFMLALLCSQFIPGALMLVPLFQIFKNLQLINSPVSVVLAETVFQLPLSIILISGFIKNVPYSLEEAAWVDGCSRLQAFRIVVLPMLRPGLIAVGSFAFVHSWNHFLFALMFLMDQDKQTIPVGLSTLIGADSVDFGALAAGGVISAVPVVIVFAFIQKWLISGFSAGAVKG; encoded by the coding sequence GTGACCGCCGTCATCGCCGAGAAGAGCGCGTCGGCCGCGCCCGCGGACGGCGGCCGGCCGTCTCCCCCGGTCCGCAGGAGGAGGCGCGAGCGCGCCTTCGACGAGGTGCCCAGGTGGCAGATCTATCTGCCGCTCGGCCTCTATCTGCTCTTCACCCTCGTTCCCTTCTACTGGATGCTGCTGTTCTCCCTGCGTCCCGCCGGCTCCGACTCGCTGGTGCCGTGGCCGATGACCTTCGACCACTTCGAGAAGGTGTGGAACGAGCGCGCCTTCTCCGTCTTCTTCCAGAACAGCGCGATGATCGGGGTGGGCACCCTGATCTGCACCACGGTGGTCGCGCTGGCCGGCGGCTACGCGCTGGCGCGCTTCGACTTCCGTATCAAGCAGGGCTTCATGCTGGCGCTGCTGTGCTCGCAGTTCATCCCGGGCGCGCTGATGCTGGTCCCGCTCTTCCAGATCTTCAAGAATCTCCAGCTGATCAACTCCCCGGTGAGCGTGGTCCTCGCGGAGACCGTCTTCCAGCTGCCGCTGTCGATCATCCTGATCAGCGGGTTCATCAAGAACGTGCCCTACTCCCTGGAGGAGGCGGCCTGGGTGGACGGCTGCTCACGGCTCCAGGCGTTCCGCATCGTCGTACTGCCGATGCTGCGGCCGGGACTGATCGCCGTGGGCTCGTTCGCCTTCGTGCACAGCTGGAACCACTTCCTCTTCGCGCTGATGTTCCTGATGGACCAGGACAAGCAGACGATCCCGGTCGGACTCTCGACCCTCATCGGGGCGGACAGTGTGGACTTCGGCGCGCTGGCGGCGGGCGGTGTGATCTCGGCGGTGCCGGTGGTCATCGTCTTCGCCTTCATCCAGAAGTGGCTGATCAGCGGGTTCAGCGCGGGGGCGGTGAAGGGATGA
- a CDS encoding GntR family transcriptional regulator — protein MAFAPSPIPSRTQYVLEAIKHSILTGGLSPGQPLVETELAAGFGVSKTPVREALKTLAGTGLVVMSQFKGVTVRTVDAAMAHEVYDVRMLLEPEALRRSLSRHASLEPAREALVRADEAADRAERSLANREFHRALYLPCGNPLLARMLDEVRDQAALVSTVAWAAVPSWEREAAEHREILRLALAGDTGGAVQALHDHIASFVQRAFPEETTHEQP, from the coding sequence ATGGCCTTCGCCCCGAGTCCGATCCCCTCCCGCACGCAGTACGTTCTCGAAGCGATCAAACACTCCATACTCACCGGAGGGCTCAGTCCGGGACAGCCGCTGGTGGAGACCGAACTCGCCGCGGGGTTCGGGGTGTCGAAGACCCCCGTACGGGAAGCGCTCAAGACCCTGGCCGGCACCGGTCTGGTGGTCATGAGCCAGTTCAAGGGCGTCACCGTGCGCACGGTCGACGCCGCCATGGCCCACGAGGTCTACGACGTACGGATGCTCCTCGAACCGGAGGCGCTACGGCGTTCGCTCTCCCGCCACGCCTCGCTGGAGCCGGCGCGGGAGGCGCTGGTCAGGGCGGACGAGGCGGCGGACCGGGCCGAACGCTCCCTGGCCAACCGGGAGTTCCACCGGGCGCTGTATCTGCCCTGCGGCAACCCGCTGCTGGCCAGGATGCTCGACGAGGTACGCGACCAGGCAGCCCTGGTCTCGACCGTCGCGTGGGCCGCCGTCCCGTCCTGGGAGCGGGAGGCCGCCGAGCACCGGGAGATCCTGCGCCTGGCGCTCGCGGGTGACACCGGCGGCGCCGTACAAGCCCTGCACGATCACATCGCCTCCTTCGTACAGCGGGCATTCCCCGAGGAGACCACCCATGAGCAGCCCTGA
- a CDS encoding carbohydrate ABC transporter permease, with protein sequence MTTPRTQQSPRPDPATAPAPAPRPDPAAAVRAAFRRRSAGSLAWHLGSLAVLAVVLYPVIWVIGGSFKPNDEIVGSLELFPTAPVIENFTRLTDGIADIPITTFFVNSTVLALGSVVGVLFSCSLAAYAFARIGFAGRDLLFTLMIGTLLLPYHVLLIPQYVLFQKLELVNTYAPLLLGKYLATEAFFVFLMMQFIRNLPKELDEAARLDGCGHARIYWSIVLPLCRPALITSAIFTFINAWNDFMGPLIYLNEPDKYTVSLALKMFVDQDGVANYGGMIAMSLIALLPVLLFFLAFQRYLIDGMATSGLKG encoded by the coding sequence ATGACCACGCCGCGTACACAGCAGTCCCCGAGGCCGGACCCGGCCACCGCCCCGGCACCGGCCCCGCGCCCTGACCCGGCCGCGGCCGTACGGGCCGCCTTCCGCCGCCGGAGCGCCGGTTCGCTCGCCTGGCATCTCGGCTCCCTCGCGGTCCTCGCCGTGGTGCTCTACCCGGTGATCTGGGTGATCGGCGGCTCGTTCAAACCGAACGACGAGATCGTCGGCAGCCTGGAGCTGTTCCCCACCGCCCCGGTCATCGAGAACTTCACCCGGCTCACCGACGGGATCGCGGACATCCCGATCACCACCTTCTTCGTCAACTCCACGGTGCTGGCGCTGGGTTCGGTCGTCGGTGTGCTGTTCTCGTGCTCCCTGGCGGCCTACGCCTTCGCCCGGATCGGATTCGCCGGACGCGATCTGCTCTTCACCCTGATGATCGGCACCCTGCTGCTGCCGTACCACGTCCTGCTGATCCCGCAGTACGTGCTGTTCCAGAAGCTCGAACTGGTCAACACCTACGCGCCCCTGCTGCTGGGCAAGTACCTGGCCACGGAAGCCTTCTTCGTCTTCCTGATGATGCAGTTCATCCGGAACCTGCCGAAGGAGCTGGACGAGGCGGCGCGCCTCGACGGCTGCGGGCACGCCCGGATCTACTGGTCGATCGTGCTGCCGCTGTGCCGGCCCGCGCTGATCACCAGCGCCATCTTCACCTTCATCAACGCGTGGAACGACTTCATGGGCCCGCTGATCTATCTCAACGAGCCCGACAAGTACACCGTCTCGCTGGCGCTGAAGATGTTCGTGGACCAGGACGGCGTGGCCAACTACGGCGGCATGATCGCCATGTCGCTCATCGCCCTGCTGCCCGTGCTGCTCTTCTTCCTCGCCTTCCAGCGCTATCTGATCGACGGTATGGCCACCTCCGGACTGAAGGGCTGA